Within Thermus sp. CCB_US3_UF1, the genomic segment AGCCCGTGCTCTTCAAGAGCGTGGGCCACGCCCTCTTTGACCTGGCGGCGGTGCGCCACCTTCTGGGCTTGGACTAAAGCCGCACCACGATCTTGCCGGTATGCCCCCGGTCCAGGAGGGCCTGGAAGGCCCTTTCCGCCTCGAGGAAGGGGAAGACCGCCCCCACCACGGGCCTAAGCTCCTTCCCCAAACGGGGGAGGAGGAAGGCCAAGGCCTCTTCCACAAGGGGCCTTTCCCGCAACAGGGGGGCCAGCCAGAAGCCCAGGACGGCCAGGTTCTTCCGCATGAGGCGCAAGGGGTTGAGGGGGGCCACCTCCCCCTCGGCGGCCCCGATGTAGACCAGCCGCCCCCCGGGCCTGAGGAGGGAGAGGCTTTCCTCCAGGTCCTTTCCCCGCACCTCCAGGACCAGGTCCACCCCGCCCAGCTCCTTGGCCACCTGGGGGAGGGCCTCGTAGGGGGCCACGGCCTCCGCCCCCAGGGCCTGGGGCAGGGGGAGTTTCTCCGGCCTCGAGGCCGCCGCCAGGACCCGAAGCCCCAAGGCCTTGGCCACCTGAACCGCCGCCGTGCCCAAGGCCCCAGCCGCCGCCTGGACCAGGACCCACTCCCCGGGCCTGGCCCCCGCCTGCCGCAGGGCCAGGTAGGCGGTGAGGAAGGAAACCGGGTAGGCGGCGGCCTCCTCGGGGGAAAGCCCTTCGGGCACGGGCAGGAGGGCTTCTTCCGGCACCGCCACCCGCTCGGCCAAGGCCCCGTGGCCCATGAGGGCGGCGTACCGCCTTTCCCCCACCTTCCCCACCGCCTCCATGCCGGGCACGAAGGGAGGGTGGAGGCGGGTCAGGTAGCCGCCTAGGCGCAGGAGGTGGTCGGCGAAGTTGAGCCCCACCGCCTCCACCTCCAGCACCACCTCCCCCGCCTTGGGGGAGGGTTCGGCCACCTCCTTGAGCGCCAAGGGAGCCCCCAGCTTTTCCTGGATCCAGGCCTTCATGGGGGAAGTTTACCCCCTTCTGACCTTTTGCTATCCTCGGGGATGTGACGGAGAAGAACCTCGCCCGCTTCTATCAGGCCGCCCAGGAAACCTGGAGCCAGCTCCCTCCCCAGGCCCGCTTCCGCCCCCTTGAGGACGGCAAGGTCCTGGCCCGCTACGCCTCCTTGATGGAGGGCTGGACCGAGGAGGTGGTCCAGGGGTTTTACGACACCCTCTTCGCCCACCCCGCCACCAAAAGGGTCTTCCGGGAAGGGGAGCGCCCGGAGCGGGAGAAGACCTTGAGGGACTGGTACCTGCGCACCCTAAGGGGCCCCTTCAACGGCCAGTACTTTGCCTGGCAGGCCCTGGTGGGCCTGGTGCACGTGCGCCGGGGGGTGACCAACGGCATGATGGCCGCCATGTGGAACTGGCTGACGGGGACCGTGGCCCAGAAGGCCCGGGAAACCCTCCCGGCGGAGGAGGCCCGGGCCCTGGAGGACGCCTGGCGCCGCCTGGCCTTCACCGTCATGGCCCTCATCGCTGAGGAGTACCTGGAGGCCTACCTCGAGGCCCTGGCCCTCACCTGGGGGGAGGACCCCCGGGTCTTCCTGGAAAGGGCCCAGGAGGCCGCGGCCCGGCTTCTGGCCCAGCTTACCCCCTCCTAGCCCTTCACCGACCCCGCCAGGAGCCCCCGCAGGAAGTACCGCCCCAGGAAGATGTAGACCAAAAGGGTGGGCAGGGCGGCCAGGATGGCCCCGGCCATGGGCAGGTTCCACTTCACCGCCTCCCCTCCCGCCAGCTGGGCCAGGGCCACGGTGATGGGCTGGCTTTCGGGACGGGTAAGGGTGACGGCGAAGAGGAACTCGTTCCAGATCTGCGTGAACTGCCAGATGGCCACCACCACGAAGGCGGGGGCGGAAAGGGGCAGGATCACGTGGCGGAAAACCCCAAAGAACCCGGCCCCATCCATGCGGGCGGCCTCCACCAGCTCGTCGGGGATTTCCGAGTAGTAGTTCTTGAAAATCAGGGTCACGATGGGGATGCCGTAGACCACGTGCACCAGGACCAGCCCCCCCAGGGTTCCGTAGAGGCCGATGGCCTTCACGAACTGGAAAAGGGGGATGAGGACGCTCTGGTAGGGGATGAACATCCCGAAGAGCATGAAGGCGAAGAGGAGGTCCGAACCGCGGAAGGGCCACTTGGCCAGCACATAGCCGTTTAGGGCCCCCACCAGGGCGGAAAGCAGGGTGGCGGAGAGGGCCAGCACCAAGGAGTTTTGGAACTTGGGCCGGAAGGCTTCCCAGGCGATGCGGAAGCTCTCCCAGTAGACGGGGTCAGGCCAGCGCCAGACGGTATCCAGGGTGATCTTGGCGGGCTCCTTGAGGGCGGTGAGGACCACCAGGTAGACGGGCAGGAGGAAGAAGCCCGTCATGAGGAGCAAAAAGGCGTAGAGGAAAATCCGTCCCATCAGCGCCGCACCTCCTTCCTCAGCTGGCTCGCCAGGTAGGGGATGACCACCCCCGCCACCAGGAGGAGGAGGAGGATGCCGATGGCGGCCCCCTTGGCGAACTGGTTCCCCCGGAAGGCCAGGAGGTACATGTAGATGGCCGGAACGTCGGTGGGGGCATAGTCCAGCCCGGCCATGGCGAAGATGAGGTCAAAGATCTTCAGGGCAATGTGCCCCAAGACGATCATGGCCGAGAGGGTGATGGGGGCCAAGAGGGGGAGGATCACATGGCGGTAGGTCTGCCAGGGGCTGGCCCCGTCTACCTTGGCCGCCTCCAAGACCTCCACCGGGATCCCCCTGAGCCCCGCCAGGTAAAGGGCCATGGTGTACCCGGACATCTGCCACACCGCCGCCAGGATCACCCCCACCAGGGCCAGGCTGAACCCGTGGGGCTCGGGGTAGGGGAGGAGGTGGACGCGGCTGCCCACGGTCAGGGCCCAGAGGAGGAGGACCCCTCCGGAAAGGAGGGCCCAGAAGCGCCGCCTTTTTTCCCCTTCCCGGTGGGCCCGCCAGGCCACGTAGAGGAGGACAAGCCCCACCACCCAAGCGGTGTAGAGGGGCAGGCGGTTCCAGTCAAAGACCAGGACCTGCTCCCGGGTGGTGAGCCAGGGGAAGGCCAGGGGGGGTAGGCCCAAAAGGGTGGGAAGGACGTTCACCCCTCCTTGGGGCTGGAGGAGCCAGCGCCAGATGGTGCCCGTGACGACGAAGGAGAGAGCCATGGGGAAGAGGAAGACCGTGCGGAAAAACCCCTCCCCCCTGGGGCCTTGGTCCAGGGCCACCGCCAGGAGGAGGCCTAGGCCCAGGCTTCCCGCCATGAAGAAGAGGGTGAAGAAGACCAGGTTGATGACGCTTTGGCGGAAGCGGGTCTCCACGAAGCCGGTGAAGAGCTCCCGGTAGTTTTCCAAGCCCACAAACTGGAGTTCCGGCCTAAGGGCTAAGGCCTGGGCGGGATTTTTCCCCCAGTCGGTAAAGGAGACCCAAAGGTTCTGCCCGATGAACCCGTAGACGAAGATCCCCACCGCCACCAAGGAGGGGAGGAGGACCAAAAGGGCCGTGATGCGGTCGCGCATGCTGCCTCGGGGAAAACCCCGTGGGGGTAAAGCCCCCACGGGGCCGAAGGGGCCTTACCGGCCCAGGCCCACCTGGTTGGCGATGGCCTGGGCGGCGTTGGCCGCCGCCTGCGGGTTTTTGCTCTGCAGGAAGATTTCCATCACCGTGCCGAACTGGCTCATGAAGCTCTCGGGGGCCACCGCCCCGTGGACCAGGGAGCCCACGATGCGGTTGGACTTCCAGTCCTTCATGGCCGACTGGCCGTAGGCGTTGTACTTGGCCGGGTCGGAGTCCAGCCGGGCGGCGATGGAACCCTTGAGGGGGTTGAAGGTGTCCTGCCCCTCCTTGGAGCCCACCAGCCGGAGCCAGTTGAGGGTGTTCTGGCGGTTCTTGGCCCCCTTGGGCAGGCCGAAGGAGTCGGAGAGCATCATGAAGATCCCCGAGGTGCCGGGGGAGGGAGCCCAGGCGAAGTCGGTGCCGGGGCGGAGCTTCAGGGTGGTGGCCATGTAGCCCGCGGCCCAGTCCCCCATGATGTTGAAGGCCGCCTGGCCCTGGACCACCCGGTCCACGGCCTGCTGCCAGGAGAGGCCAGCGGCGTCCTTATTGGCGCAGTCCAGCACCTTGCCGAAGGTTTCCCACACCGCCACCGCCTTGGGGTCGGTGAACTTCAGCTTCCCGTTCCAGAGGTTGTTCCAGCCGTCCGCCCCCAGGAGGGCCAGGGCCACGCTCTCCCAGAGGTGCTGCTGGGTCCAGTTCTCCCCTAGGGCCAAGGGGGCCTGCAGGCCCTTGCGCTTGAGGGTTTCGCAGGTGGAGAGGAACTCGGCCCAGGTGCGGGGCGGGTTCACCCCCCATTCCCGCAGCTTGGCGGGGATGTACCACATGACGTTGGAGCGGTGGATGTTCACCGGCACGCTCCAGATCCCGCCCTTGTAGGAGATCAGGTCAATGAGCCCCTTGGGGAAGGCCTGGAGCCACCCCTCCTGGCGGAAGAGGCCCGTGAGGTCCTCCATCCTGTCGGCCACCACCCAGGTACCGATGAGCTCCATGCCCGCATGCACCTGGAAGCTATCGGGGGGGTCACCGCCCAGCATCCTGGTCTTGAGCACCGCCTTGGCGTTCACCCCGGCGCCCCCGGTGACCGTGGCGTTGATGACCTCCACGTTGGGGTAGCGTTGCTTGTAGAGCCGGATGAGGGCCTCGAGGGCCGGCCCCTCGTCCCCCGCCCACCAGGAGAAGATCTCCAGCTTGCCCGTCTGGGCCAGGGCGCTAAGCCCCAATACCATGCCGATCGCCCAAAGCCACTTCCTCATACCTACCTCCATTGCGACGTGGGCTTTCCGCCCACAGGCCGCCCAGCTCAAAGAAGCGGGCCAGAAACAGGCTGGCCCCTCCTACCGCCGCCGCCAGATGCCCGTAGGCCGAGGGGTGCACCGGGAGGGAGCGGTGGGTGGGCAAAAAGGCGTGGGCCTCGAGGGCCTGGCGTAGGGGTTCTTCCAAGAGGGGGAAGAGCTCTGCGGCCTTCCCCCCCACCACCACCCGGGCCGGGTCGTAGGCCACGGCCAGGTTGGCCACGAACCGCCCCAGGGCCTCGCCCAGTTGGCGGATGACCTGTAGGGCCAAGGGGTCGCCCTCCCGGGCCAGGGCGTGCAGGGCGTCCCAGTCCCCTGCCTTCCCCCCCAGGGCCTGGTAGCGGGCCAGGAGGGACCCCAGGCCCAGCTCCCGCTCCAGGCACCCCCGGCGCCCGCAGGCGCAAAGGGTTTCCCCGCTCCCCAGCCAGTGGCCCACCTCCCCCGCCGCCCCCCCGGTTCCCCGCAGGAGGCGGCCTTCGGCCACCACCCCCACCCCCAGGCCCGTGCTGAGAACCAGGTAGGCCAGGTTGGCCTCACCGTGGAAGAACACCTCGGAGAGGGCCGAGGCCTTGGCGTCGTTTTCCGGCAGGACGGGGAAGGGCAGGGGGGCAAGGAAGGGCTTTAGGTCCAGGTCCTCCCAGCCCAGATTGGGGGCCTTGAGCAGGCGTAGCCCCACCACCACCCCGGGCAGGGTGAAGCCCAGCCCCAAGGCCCCTTGGGCCCGGGGGAGGACCTCCTGCCAAAGCCGTTCCAGGCGCTCCTTGGGCCCGGCTTGGGGGGCGTGGCGCCACTCCAGGGTCCAAAGCACCTCCCCCCGCCAGTCCAGGGCCAGGAGGACCGTACCCTCCACCCCCACCTCGGCCCCCAGGGCGAAGCGGGCTCGAGGGCGCAGGTGGAGGAGGGTGCCGGGGCGGCCCACAGGGGGTGAGGTGAAGGCCCCCTCTTCCAGGAGGCCTTCCTGCAAAAGCTCGTCCACCAGGCGGCTCACCGCGCTCTTGGCCAGGCCGGTAAGGCGGGAAAGCTCCGCCCGGGTGAGGGGGCCCCGCCGCAGGTGGCCCAGGATGGCCCGGCGGTTGAGCCTGCGGATTTCCTGCGTATCCCCCTTGCGCACCCCACCTCCTTAGTTCGTTCTCAGGACTAAGTAAATCACCCACCGGGTTTCCCGTCAAGCCCTTGCCTTTTGCCAAGCTTGGCCTTAGCCTCCTCTTAAGGCCCGCTAGGGCCCTAAAGCCAGGTCCCGTTGCCCTGGTGCCTGGGCGCGTAGTCCAGGCTTAAAGTGGGGAAGTCCGGTGCAAGTCCGGCGCTGTCCCGCAACGGTAACCGGCCCCGCACCATGCCTTCCGCCGCAGGCCGGAAGCCCGAATACCTGCCAGGGCCGCCCGCCATGCCCCATGGGCGGGCACCTCACGCGGATGGGGGGAGCGATGGGGGTGCACCCGCGGTATGCGCCCCTGCCGTTTTCCCGGCAGGGGTTTTCCCTACCTCCCCCGGGCCTGGCCCTAGCGGCCTTAGGGAGGTAGGCATGAAAAGGGTACTGGCTCTCTTGGCGGTTTTCTTGGCCTTGGCTTGGGCTTTCCCCCTTACCCTCACCGACGACCTGGGGCGCACGGTGACCCTGAAGGCCCCCCCCAAGCGGGTGGTTTCCATGCTCCCCTCGGTGACGGAAACCCTTTGCGCCCTGGGGGCTTGCGACCGCCTGGTGGCCACCGACGACTACTCCGACTGGCCCGAAAGGGTGAAGGCCCTGCCCAAGGCCGGGGGGCTTTACAACCCCAACCCCGAGCTCATCGTTTCCTTGAAGCCCGATCTGGTGCTGGTTTCCAAGTATGGCCGCCTCTACGAGACCCTGGAGCGGGCGGGGCTTGCGGTCTACGCGGTGCGCACCGAGACCTACGAGGACATCTTCCGCACCACCCGCACCCTGGGCCGGCTCCTGGGGATGGAGGCCCAGGCGGAGCGCCTGGTGGCCCAGATCCAGCGGGAGGTCTACGGGGAGGAGTCCCGGGCCGCCCAGGCCAAGGCCCGTCCCCGGGTGTACTACGAGATCGATCCCACCCCCTACACCGTGGGGCCGGAGAGCTTCATCGGGGTGCTCATCGCCAAGGCCCGGGGGGTGAACATCGTTCCCAAGGAGCTGGGCCTTTTCCCCAAGATCGCCCCCGAGTTCGTGGTGGAGAAGAACCCCGAGGTCATCGTGGCCACCTACCCCAACGCCCAGGAAACCCTCCGCACCCGCCCGGGCTGGAGCCGGGTGAGCGCGGTGCAAAGGGGGCGGATCTGCGTCTTCACCGGAGGCCAGGACAGCCTCCTCTCCCGCCCCGGCCCCCGGGTGGCCCAGGGGCTTAGGCTTCTGGTGGACTGCTTCCACGGACGGTAGGCCATGACCCAGGCCCTTCCCCTGGCCCTGAGGCGGAGCCTGGTCTTCGCCTGGCTCCTCCTCCTCCTGGGCCTGGCCCTGGTCCTAGGGGTGGCCTTGGGGGCGGTGAGCCTCCCCCCCCAGGAGGTGCTCCGGGCCCTTCTGGGCCAGGGGGAAAACCCCATCGTCACCGAGATGCGCCTGCCCCGGGTCCTGGGGGGGATGCTGGTGGGGGCGGCCTTGGGGGTGGCGGGGGCGGCTTTCCAGGGCCTCTTCCGCAACCCCCTGGCCGACCCTTACCTCATGGGTTCGGCCGCAGGGGCGGCCTTCGCCGTGGCCCTCCTGGCGGCCCTCCTGGGTGGGCTTTCCCCCGCTTTTGCCCAGCACGCCGTCTTCCAGTCCCTGCCCCTTTCCGCCACCCTTTTCGGTTTCCTTGGGGCCCTTCTGGCCACGCTTCTCACCCTCCTCCTGGCTGGGGGTGTGGCCAGGACGGGGGAGCTGGTCCTGGCGGGGGTGGTGGTGGGGAGCGTTCTCACCGGGGCCACCACCTACCTGATGCTGCAGGACGCGGACCGGGTGCGGGCCGTCTTCGCCTACACCCTGGGCAACCTGGCCTTCGTGGGCTGGCCGGGGGTCAAGGCCTTGGCCTTCTTCCTGGCCTTGGCCCTGCCTTGCCTTTTCCTCCTGGGCCGGGTCCTCAACGCCCTCCAGCTGGGGGAGGAGACGGCCAAGAGCCTGGGGCTTCCCCTGGAGGCCCTGAAGCTTCTGCTCCTCATGGCCTCGAGCCTCCTCACCGCGGCGGCCGTGGCCCAGGCGGGGATCATCGGCTTCGTGGGCCTGGTCACCCCCCACGTCCTGAGGCGGCTTCTGGGGGAGGACTACCGCCTCCTCCTGCCCGCCAGCGCCCTGGGGGGGGCGGTCCTCCTCTCCCTGGCCGACCTCCTGGCCCGCACCCTCACCCGGCCCGCGGAGCTCCCCGTGGGGGTGGTGACCACCCTGCTGGGCGGGCCCTTCTTCCTCTACCTGATGTGGAGGCGGCGTGGCCGGGCTTGAGGCCAAGGGCATCTGGGGCCCCTTCGCCCTCTTGGGGGTGGACCTGGCCCTAAGGCCAGGGGAGTGGCTGGCCCTCCTTGGCCCCAACGGCTCGGGCAAGAGCACCCTGCTTCGGGTGATGGCGGGCCTCCTCCGGCCCAAGGCGGGGGAGGTCTTCCTGGAGGGCCGTACCCTTCGGGCCTACGGGAGCTACCGCCGGGGCCAGCTTCTCGCCTACCTGCCCCAAAGCGGCCCCTACCCGGAAGGCCTCCTGGTGGAGGAGGTGGTGCGCCTAGGCCGGCTTCCCCACCTAGGGCTTTGGGGGCGGGAGACCCGGGAGGACCGGGAGGCCGTGGCCTGGGCCCTGGAGGTGACGGGGACCCTTTCCTTCCGCCACCGCCCCCTCGGCACCCTTTCCGGGGGGGAGCGCCAACGGGTCCTCCTGGCCCGGGCCCTGGCGGCCAGGCCCCGCTACCTCCTCCTGGACGAGCCCACCACCTTCTTGGACCTCGAGCACCAAGGGGAGGTGGTGGCCCTGCTCCAGGGCCTGGCCCGGCTGGGGGTGGGGGTGCTCTCCGTCCTCCACGACCCCAACCAGGCGGCCCTGGCCCACCGGGTGGCGGTCCTGAAAGGGGGAAGGCTTCTTGCCGAGGGGGGGCCTGGGGAGGTGCTCAGCGAGGCCTTTTTGAAAAGCCTCTACGGCCCCCGGGTTCGGGTGGCCCACCTGGAGGGGAGGCCCCATGTCTACCTGGACGGATAGGGCCCGGCTTTACGTGCGGGGCCGGGCCTTTTTGCTGGACTTGGGGGAAGAGGTGGAGTTCTACACGGAAAGCGGCCCAAGGCGGGCCCGCTACTTCCTGGTGGGGCGGATCTCCCCCCCGGAGCGCCTCCGCCTGGGCCTTCCCCGGGAGGGGGTGCTCCACTACCCCCTGGCGGTGGACCCCTTGGCCTTTGAGTGGGAGGGGGAGACCCTGGTCCTGCCAGGCTTGCGGGTCTACCTGGGGGGGCCGCCCCCCTTTGTGGAAACCCCCTATTACGCCTGGCGCTGGCCCCGCTTGACGGAGGGGGGGGCGGAGGGGTAGGGTGCCCTTACCGACCGTTCGGTCGTGAGGAGGTGCGCGGTGCGGCTCAAGGACAAGGTGATCCTCATCACCGGGGCGGCCCACGGGATTGGCCGGGCCACCCTGGAGCTTTTTGCCCGGGAGGGGGCGAGGCTCATCGCCTGCGACCTGGAGGAAGGCCCCCTGGGGGAGGCGGCCTCGGCCACGGGGGCCATGCCCCTGGTGATGGACGTGGCCGATCCCACCTCGGTGGAGGGGGGCTTCCGGGAGGCCCTGGCCGCCTTTGGCCGCCTGGACGGGGTGGTGCACTATGCGGGCATCACCCGGGACAACTTCCACTGGAAGATGCCCCTGGAGGACTGGGAGGCGGTCCTCCGGGTGAACCTCACGGGGAGTTTTCTGGTGGCCCGGGCGGCGAGCGAGGCCATGCGGGAGCGGAACCCGGGGAGCATCGTGCTCACGGCGAGCCGGGTGTACCTGGGGAACCTGGGGCAGGCCAACTACGCGGCCTCCAAGGCGGGGGTGGTGGGGCTTATGCGGACCCTGGCCCTGGAGCTTGGGCGGTGGGGGATCCGGGTGAACGCCCTGGCCCCGGGGTTTATTGAGACGCGGATGACGGCCAAGGTGCCGGAGAAGGTGCGGGAGAAGGCCATTGCGGCCACGCCCTTGGGGCGGGCGGGGAAGCCTTTGGAGGTGGCCTATGCCGCCCTGTTCCTGGTTTCCGAGGAGTCCAGCTTCATCACCGGCCAGGTCCTCTTCGTGGATGGGGGGCGGTCCATCGGGGCCGCCCCGGCCTAGGGCCATGGGCTTTGCCAGGCTGGACGCCTACCTGCGGGGCCTGGTGGCTGAGGGCTTGCTGCCCGGCTTCGTGGCCCTGGTGGCCCGGGAAGGGGAGGTGGCCTACCTGGGGGTAGGGGGGTACCTGGACCCGGAGAAGGGCCTTCCCATGCGGGAGGATGCCCTTTTTCGCCTCTACTCCATGACCAAGCCCTGGGTTTCCGCCCTGGCCCTCACCTTTGTGGAGGAGGGGGTCCTTTCCCTCCAGGACCCGGTGGAGAAGTACCTGCCGGAGCTGGCCGGGCTTAGGGTGGGGCGGGAGGTGGGGGAGGAGGTGGTTTGGGAGCCCTTGCGCCGCCCCCTTACCCTTTACGAGCTCCTGCGCCACACCGCCGGCCTCCCCTACGGGGTCTTTTTCCCCTCCCCGGTGCGGCGGCTTTACCTGGAAGCGGGGGTGGAGCGCTTTGACCTCTCGCGGGAGGCTTTTTTGGCGGGCCTTTCCCGGCTTCCCCTCCGCTTCCAGCCGGGGGAGGCCTTTGAGTACGGCTTGGCCACCGATGTCCTGGGCCACCTCCTCGAGGCCCTTTCCGGCAAGAGCCTGGAGGCCCTTTTGCGGGAGCGGGTCTTCGGCCCCTTGGGCATGGAGGATGCGGGCTTCTGGGCCAAGGACCCGGCCCGCCTGGCCCAACCCTTCCCTCAGGACCCGGAAACGGGCAAGCGCATCCGCCTCATCCCCGTGGAAGCCCCTCCCCCCCGGTACGCCGGGGGCCTAGGGGGGGTGGGGACGGCGGGGGACTACTTCCGCTTCCTCGAGGCCCTGCGCCGGGGCCAGGGCCTCCTCCACCCCCGCCTGGCCCGGCTGATGACCGCAGACCACCTGGGCCCCCTCTATGGGGAGGGGCTCCGCCGCGGCCCCGAGTACCTGCCCGGCCCCGGCTACGGTTTCGGCCTGGGGGTGGCGGTGCGCCTGGGGGAGGGGGGTCTGGCCCCGGGAAGCCCGGGGGACTGGTACTGGTGGGGGTTTGGCGGCACCCACTTCCTGGTGGACCCCAGCCTGGGCCTCACCGCCCTCCTCCTCACCCAGGCCCCCAACCTCCTTTCCCTCGCCCGCCCCGAAAAAGCCCTCCACTCCCGCCTGGGCCAGCGGCTGGGCCTGGCCTTCCGCACCCTGGTCTACGGGGCTTTGGCCTGAAGGGCCGCCTCCACCCGCCTTAGGGCCTCGGGGATCTCCTCGTCCCTCAGGTCGCGGTGGGTGACGAAGCGTACCCTTCCCCCCACGGCCCCGGCCAGGACCCCGTGGGCCCGGAGCCTTGCCAGGAAGCCTTGGGGGTCTTTGACCCGGGCGTAGACCATGTTGGTCTGCACCGCCTGGGGGTCCACCTCGAGGCCCAGGCGGAGGAGGCCCTGGGCCAGGGCCCGGGCCAGGGCGTGGTCCCGCTCCAGGTGCTTGGGCCCCTCGTTCAGGGCCAACAGGCCCGCCGCCGCCAACACCCCCGCCTGCCGCCACCCCCCGCCCAGGAGCCTGCGGTAGCGGCGGGCCTCGGGGAGGAGGGCCTTGGGCAGGAGGAGGAGGCTCCCCACCGGGGCCCCCAGGCCCTTGGAGAGGGAGACCGTCACCGTGGCGAAGCCTCGGGCCAGGCGGGCGGCCTCCACCCCGAGGAAGGTGGCGGCGTTGAAGAGGCGGGCCCCGTCCAGGTGGGTGGGGAGGCGGTGGGCCTGGGCCAGGCGGAGGAAGGCTTCCTGGACCTCTAGGGGCACCACGGTACCCCCGGCCAGGTTGTGGGTGTTCTCCAGGGCCAGAAGCCCCGTGGGGGCCTGGAAGGGGCCCGGGCGCAGGGCGCCCTGCAGGGCCTCCAGGTCGGGAACCCCGTAAGGGGCGGGCACGGGGCGGACCAGGGCCCCGGCCAGGAGGGCCGGGGCCCCGAGCTCGTACTCGTAGAGGTGGGCCCCTTCGGGGACCACCACCTCCGCCCCCCGGGGGAGGTGGAGGAGGAGGGCCACCTGGTTGGCCATGGTGCCCGTGGGCAGGAAGAGGGCGCTTTCCAGGCCCAGCATCTCCGCCGCTAGGGCCTCCAGGCGGTTCACCGTGGGGTCTTCCCCGTAGACGTCGTCCCCCACCTCCGCCTCGGCCATGGCCCGGCGCATGGCCGGGGTGGGCCGGGTGAGGGTGTCGCTCCGCAGGTCTATGGGCCGCATGCTGCCTCCACCCCCACGGCCTGGGCCAGCTCTAGGGGCAGGAGGAGGACCTCCCCTTTGAGCTCAATCCGCACCCCTCCCGCCTTCTCCAGCACCCGCAAGGGGGTACCCGGGACCAGGCCCAGCCGGGAAAGGAGGTTCAGGGTGCCCTGGTCCTGGGCCAGGGCCCGCACCACCCGCACCTCCGCCAGGGGGGCCTCGGCCAGGGGCAGGGTGGATTGGGGGGGGAGGGCCAGATCCTTGGTGGGGATGGGGTCCCCGTGGGGGTCAAAGGGGGGGTGGCCGAGAAGCTCGGCGATCCGCTCCTCAAAGGCCTCGCTGATCACGTGCTCCAGGCGTTCGGCCTCCTGGTGTACCTCCTCCCAGCCGTACCCCAGGGCCCGGTGGAGGTAGGCCTCCAGGAGGCGGTGGTGGCGCAGGACCTCGAGGGCCACCCGCTGCCCGGCCTCCGTGAGCCGGGCTCCCCGGTAGGGGAGGTGTTCCACCAGGCCCAAGGCGGCCAGCTTCTTCAGCATCCCCGTGGCCGAGGGGGGCCGGACCCCAAGCCGTTCCGCCAGGGCCTGGGTGGGGACGGCCCCTCCCAGGGCTTCCTGGAGGAGGAAAAGCTGCTTGAGGTAGTCCTCCTGGGCTTCGGAAAGGGGCGGACGGGCCATCCCCCTCAAGGTAGCATGGGGGCATGGACCTCACCCACTACCCCTACCCTTCCCGCCGCTTCGTGGTCCTGGGGCGGCGGGGGGTGGTGGCCACGAGCCAGCCCCTGGCGGCCCTGGCGGGGATGGAGATGCTCCTCAAGGGGGGAAGCGCGGTGGACGCGGCCATCGCCATGGCCGCCTGCCTCACGGTGGTGGAGCCCACCGCCAACGGGATCGGGGGGGACCTCTTTGCCCAGGTGTGGGACGGGAAGCTCCATGGCCTGAACGCTTCGGGGAAAAGCCCCCTGGCCCTTTCCCCGGAGCGGCTTCCCCAGGGCAGGATGCCCGAGAGGGGCTGGCTTCCCGTGACCGTGCCGGGGGCGATTTCGGGGTGGCGGGCCCTGCACGGGCGCTGGGGCCGGCTTCCCTTTGCCGAGGTCCTGGCCCCGGCCATCCGCTACGCGGAGGAGGGCTTCCCCGTGGGGCCGGAGACGGCCCGGGCCTGGCGGCGGGCGGAAGGGGTGTACCTGCCCCTTAGGGGCCCCGAGTTTGCCGCCTTCCAGGAGGTTTTTTTCCCCGGGGGGCGGGCGCCTAGGGCGGGGGAGGTGTGGCGGAGCCCCCTGCACGCCAAGACCCTGAAGGAGATCGCGGAGAGCCACGGGGAAAGCCTCTACCGGGGGGCTTTGGCCGAGGCCCTGGCCCGGTTCAGCGAGGCCACGGGGGGCCTCCTCACCCTGGAAGACCTGAAGGCCCACACCCCGGAATGGGTGGAACCCCTTTCCCTGGAGTACAAGGGCCTCACGGTGCACGAGCTGCCCCCCAATGGCCAGGGGGTGGCGGTCCTTTTGGCCCTGGCCATCCTGGAGGGGTTCAGCCTCAA encodes:
- a CDS encoding ABC transporter substrate-binding protein; translation: MKRVLALLAVFLALAWAFPLTLTDDLGRTVTLKAPPKRVVSMLPSVTETLCALGACDRLVATDDYSDWPERVKALPKAGGLYNPNPELIVSLKPDLVLVSKYGRLYETLERAGLAVYAVRTETYEDIFRTTRTLGRLLGMEAQAERLVAQIQREVYGEESRAAQAKARPRVYYEIDPTPYTVGPESFIGVLIAKARGVNIVPKELGLFPKIAPEFVVEKNPEVIVATYPNAQETLRTRPGWSRVSAVQRGRICVFTGGQDSLLSRPGPRVAQGLRLLVDCFHGR
- a CDS encoding iron ABC transporter permease; its protein translation is MTQALPLALRRSLVFAWLLLLLGLALVLGVALGAVSLPPQEVLRALLGQGENPIVTEMRLPRVLGGMLVGAALGVAGAAFQGLFRNPLADPYLMGSAAGAAFAVALLAALLGGLSPAFAQHAVFQSLPLSATLFGFLGALLATLLTLLLAGGVARTGELVLAGVVVGSVLTGATTYLMLQDADRVRAVFAYTLGNLAFVGWPGVKALAFFLALALPCLFLLGRVLNALQLGEETAKSLGLPLEALKLLLLMASSLLTAAAVAQAGIIGFVGLVTPHVLRRLLGEDYRLLLPASALGGAVLLSLADLLARTLTRPAELPVGVVTTLLGGPFFLYLMWRRRGRA
- a CDS encoding ABC transporter ATP-binding protein, which produces MAGLEAKGIWGPFALLGVDLALRPGEWLALLGPNGSGKSTLLRVMAGLLRPKAGEVFLEGRTLRAYGSYRRGQLLAYLPQSGPYPEGLLVEEVVRLGRLPHLGLWGRETREDREAVAWALEVTGTLSFRHRPLGTLSGGERQRVLLARALAARPRYLLLDEPTTFLDLEHQGEVVALLQGLARLGVGVLSVLHDPNQAALAHRVAVLKGGRLLAEGGPGEVLSEAFLKSLYGPRVRVAHLEGRPHVYLDG
- a CDS encoding SDR family oxidoreductase; this translates as MRLKDKVILITGAAHGIGRATLELFAREGARLIACDLEEGPLGEAASATGAMPLVMDVADPTSVEGGFREALAAFGRLDGVVHYAGITRDNFHWKMPLEDWEAVLRVNLTGSFLVARAASEAMRERNPGSIVLTASRVYLGNLGQANYAASKAGVVGLMRTLALELGRWGIRVNALAPGFIETRMTAKVPEKVREKAIAATPLGRAGKPLEVAYAALFLVSEESSFITGQVLFVDGGRSIGAAPA
- a CDS encoding serine hydrolase, with translation MGFARLDAYLRGLVAEGLLPGFVALVAREGEVAYLGVGGYLDPEKGLPMREDALFRLYSMTKPWVSALALTFVEEGVLSLQDPVEKYLPELAGLRVGREVGEEVVWEPLRRPLTLYELLRHTAGLPYGVFFPSPVRRLYLEAGVERFDLSREAFLAGLSRLPLRFQPGEAFEYGLATDVLGHLLEALSGKSLEALLRERVFGPLGMEDAGFWAKDPARLAQPFPQDPETGKRIRLIPVEAPPPRYAGGLGGVGTAGDYFRFLEALRRGQGLLHPRLARLMTADHLGPLYGEGLRRGPEYLPGPGYGFGLGVAVRLGEGGLAPGSPGDWYWWGFGGTHFLVDPSLGLTALLLTQAPNLLSLARPEKALHSRLGQRLGLAFRTLVYGALA
- a CDS encoding low specificity L-threonine aldolase, which encodes MRPIDLRSDTLTRPTPAMRRAMAEAEVGDDVYGEDPTVNRLEALAAEMLGLESALFLPTGTMANQVALLLHLPRGAEVVVPEGAHLYEYELGAPALLAGALVRPVPAPYGVPDLEALQGALRPGPFQAPTGLLALENTHNLAGGTVVPLEVQEAFLRLAQAHRLPTHLDGARLFNAATFLGVEAARLARGFATVTVSLSKGLGAPVGSLLLLPKALLPEARRYRRLLGGGWRQAGVLAAAGLLALNEGPKHLERDHALARALAQGLLRLGLEVDPQAVQTNMVYARVKDPQGFLARLRAHGVLAGAVGGRVRFVTHRDLRDEEIPEALRRVEAALQAKAP